A region of Saccharococcus thermophilus DNA encodes the following proteins:
- a CDS encoding FliA/WhiG family RNA polymerase sigma factor has protein sequence MAHVLVNEERKYWDSWVEHRDPQAGDKLVQLYMPLVHYHVQRIAVSLPKNINKQELVSLGLIGLYDALEKFDPSRDLKFDTYASFRIRGAILDGLRKEDWLPRSIREKAKKIEETVEKLEQRYMRSVTAKEVAAELGMTEEEVYTVVNEDFFANVLSFQHVMTDEEEETALLAIRDEKTPSPEEEVIKQEMYEKLAEVIEQLSEKEQLVISLFYKEELTFTEIGEILGLSTSRISQLHSKAIFKLRKILEAAL, from the coding sequence ATGGCACATGTGTTAGTGAACGAAGAACGGAAATATTGGGATAGTTGGGTAGAGCATCGCGATCCGCAAGCTGGAGATAAGCTCGTACAACTATATATGCCGCTTGTTCATTATCATGTGCAGCGAATCGCTGTGTCGTTGCCGAAAAATATTAACAAACAGGAATTAGTCAGCCTCGGGCTAATTGGTCTTTATGATGCTTTGGAAAAATTTGATCCCTCCCGCGACTTAAAGTTTGATACGTATGCCTCCTTTCGCATTCGCGGCGCCATTTTGGACGGACTGCGCAAAGAGGATTGGCTTCCGCGCAGCATAAGAGAAAAGGCGAAAAAAATTGAGGAAACGGTCGAAAAGCTTGAGCAGCGGTATATGCGCTCCGTGACAGCAAAAGAAGTCGCTGCTGAATTAGGAATGACAGAAGAAGAAGTATATACGGTAGTAAACGAGGATTTTTTCGCCAACGTGTTATCTTTTCAACATGTCATGACGGACGAGGAGGAAGAAACGGCGCTTTTGGCCATTCGCGATGAAAAAACGCCATCTCCGGAAGAAGAAGTCATCAAACAGGAGATGTACGAAAAACTGGCGGAAGTGATTGAGCAGCTTAGTGAAAAGGAGCAGCTTGTGATTAGTTTATTTTATAAAGAAGAGCTGACATTTACGGAAATTGGCGAAATTTTAGGGCTTTCTACCTCAAGAATTTCCCAGCTGCATTCCAAAGCGATTTTTAAGTTGCGTAAAATTTTAGAAGCAGCGCTTTAA
- the flhB gene encoding flagellar biosynthesis protein FlhB → MNGLRLDLQFFAGEKTEKATPRKRQEVREKGQVAKSTDMNTAIVMLAVFLVLDVTGTYYKGELLHFMSQSLTQYARFDLTIDSAHRLFLVLLKSVAAIVAPIFAAAVAAACLANFLQVGFLFTTDPLKADWNRLNPIQGLKRMISLRAVVELLKSLLKIGVVGIVTFALLWFQLGRILSLTTQSPSTTLSSLASLTVKMGLYASAALLFVAIFDYLYQRFDFEKNIRMSKQDIKDEYKKTEGDPLIKSKIKQRQREMAMKRMMQEVPKADVVITNPTHYAVALKYEDGKMDAPVVVAKGVDYVALKIKQLAKEHDVVTVENRPLAKALYQQTEVGDMIPEEFFKAVAEILAYVYRLKRKV, encoded by the coding sequence ATGAACGGGTTGCGCCTTGATTTGCAGTTTTTCGCCGGAGAAAAAACGGAAAAAGCAACGCCGCGAAAACGGCAGGAAGTGCGGGAGAAAGGGCAAGTAGCAAAAAGCACCGATATGAATACGGCCATCGTCATGCTTGCGGTGTTTCTCGTCTTAGATGTTACGGGAACTTATTATAAAGGAGAACTGCTGCATTTTATGTCACAATCGCTTACGCAATATGCGCGGTTTGATCTGACCATCGATTCGGCGCACAGGCTTTTTCTCGTTTTGTTAAAAAGCGTAGCGGCGATCGTCGCCCCTATTTTTGCCGCGGCCGTTGCTGCTGCTTGCTTGGCGAACTTTTTACAAGTGGGGTTTTTATTTACGACCGATCCGTTAAAGGCAGACTGGAACAGGTTAAATCCGATACAGGGATTGAAGCGGATGATCTCGCTGCGCGCGGTGGTCGAACTATTAAAATCGCTTTTAAAAATCGGCGTTGTCGGAATCGTGACATTTGCTTTGCTATGGTTTCAGCTCGGCCGCATTTTGTCGCTGACAACGCAATCGCCAAGCACGACATTAAGCTCATTAGCTAGTTTAACAGTGAAAATGGGGCTTTATGCTTCCGCAGCGCTGCTGTTTGTCGCCATTTTCGATTATTTGTACCAGCGCTTTGACTTTGAGAAAAATATTCGCATGTCCAAACAAGATATTAAAGACGAATACAAAAAGACGGAAGGAGATCCGTTAATTAAATCCAAAATAAAGCAAAGGCAACGGGAAATGGCGATGAAAAGAATGATGCAGGAAGTGCCGAAAGCCGATGTAGTCATCACCAACCCGACGCATTACGCGGTTGCGCTGAAGTATGAAGACGGAAAAATGGATGCTCCGGTGGTGGTAGCAAAAGGGGTTGACTATGTAGCGCTAAAAATTAAACAACTAGCAAAAGAGCATGATGTCGTGACCGTGGAAAATCGTCCGCTCGCTAAGGCGCTGTATCAGCAAACAGAGGTTGGCGATATGATTCCGGAAGAATTTTTCAAAGCGGTAGCGGAAATTTTAGCGTACGTGTACCGCTTGAAACGAAAAGTTTAA
- a CDS encoding protein-glutamate methylesterase/protein-glutamine glutaminase: MDKVKVLVVDDSAFMRKIIADFLSENPHIEVVGMARNGKEALEKIPKLHPDVVTLDVEMPVMNGIETLKQIMREHPLPVVMVSSMTTEGAEHTISAMQHGAVDFVAKPSGSISLDLYKVKEELIRKVLLANHANVRAISKSSQSTGIATNQLLNPFSQQASQRKKIVGIGTSTGGPRALQHVLTKLPATIEAPIVIVQHMPKGFTKSLAQRLDALSSITVKEAEDGETLQNGTAYIAPGGCHLLVHEAKGTLTARLEQSQPRNGHRPSVDVLFESLSTVTDYEKIAVIMTGMGSDGTAGLKKLKESAGTKVIAEAQETAVVFGMPKAAIQANVVDAIVPLEEIAEAIMKYVEG; encoded by the coding sequence ATGGATAAAGTGAAAGTGCTTGTCGTCGATGATTCCGCTTTTATGCGAAAAATAATCGCCGATTTCCTTTCGGAAAATCCACATATCGAAGTAGTAGGAATGGCGAGAAACGGGAAAGAAGCGTTAGAAAAGATTCCCAAGCTGCACCCCGACGTCGTGACGCTAGACGTGGAAATGCCGGTGATGAACGGGATTGAGACGCTCAAGCAGATCATGCGGGAACATCCGCTTCCGGTTGTCATGGTATCAAGCATGACGACAGAAGGAGCGGAACATACGATCTCCGCTATGCAACACGGAGCCGTTGATTTTGTGGCAAAGCCATCCGGCTCGATTTCGCTCGATCTATATAAAGTAAAGGAGGAGCTTATCAGGAAAGTGCTGCTTGCGAACCACGCCAACGTACGAGCCATTTCAAAAAGCAGCCAATCAACCGGGATCGCTACCAATCAGCTTCTAAATCCATTTTCCCAGCAGGCGTCCCAGCGCAAAAAAATTGTCGGCATCGGCACCTCGACAGGAGGGCCGCGCGCATTGCAACATGTACTGACCAAATTGCCGGCAACGATTGAGGCGCCGATCGTCATTGTCCAACATATGCCGAAAGGATTTACGAAATCGTTAGCGCAACGGCTTGATGCGCTTTCGTCTATAACGGTGAAAGAGGCAGAGGATGGGGAAACGTTGCAAAACGGCACGGCATATATTGCGCCTGGCGGTTGCCATTTATTAGTTCATGAAGCGAAAGGGACACTGACGGCCCGTCTCGAACAGTCGCAGCCGCGAAACGGCCACCGTCCGTCCGTCGATGTGTTGTTTGAATCGCTCAGTACCGTAACGGATTACGAAAAAATAGCCGTCATTATGACAGGGATGGGGTCAGACGGAACAGCGGGATTAAAAAAGCTAAAAGAAAGCGCCGGCACGAAAGTCATCGCCGAAGCGCAGGAGACGGCGGTTGTGTTTGGAATGCCGAAAGCAGCGATTCAAGCGAATGTCGTCGATGCTATCGTGCCTTTAGAAGAGATCGCCGAAGCCATTATGAAATATGTGGAAGGATAA
- a CDS encoding MinD/ParA family protein, translating into MRDQAENLRLRLNRQNVPERITKTIAITSGKGGVGKSNLSLNFSIMLSRRGFRVLLLDMDIGMGNIDILLGQSSPLTIIDLFDRRLPLRELIKTGPDNVSFIAGGTGLTNIFTMDEEKVDYFLKELQSLSVQYDYLLFDMGAGISEDRLYLLKAVHEIFVVTTPEPTAITDAYAMMKYVHMQEKEIPLYLIVNRAQTDKEGRETLERLKQVAKQFLHKEVISLGVLPEDRAVTKAVARQIPFLLFDPAAKASRAMHTLVDRYLAAGITGREKHPKPFNFFARLRHFLLER; encoded by the coding sequence ATGAGAGATCAGGCAGAAAACTTGCGATTGCGGTTAAACAGGCAAAATGTACCGGAACGAATCACGAAAACGATTGCCATTACGAGCGGAAAAGGCGGGGTTGGCAAATCGAATCTTTCTCTCAATTTTTCTATCATGTTATCAAGGCGAGGCTTTCGGGTATTATTGCTTGACATGGATATTGGAATGGGAAACATCGATATTTTACTAGGACAGTCGTCACCGTTGACGATCATTGACTTGTTCGATAGACGGCTTCCACTGCGAGAGCTGATTAAAACGGGTCCGGACAACGTTTCCTTTATCGCGGGCGGGACGGGGTTGACAAACATTTTTACGATGGACGAGGAAAAAGTCGATTATTTTTTAAAGGAGTTGCAATCGCTATCCGTACAATATGACTATCTTCTTTTTGATATGGGGGCAGGCATTTCGGAAGATCGCCTTTATCTGTTAAAGGCGGTTCATGAAATTTTTGTTGTCACCACCCCTGAGCCGACAGCTATTACCGATGCGTATGCGATGATGAAATATGTGCATATGCAGGAAAAGGAGATTCCGCTTTACCTCATTGTAAACCGTGCTCAGACGGACAAGGAAGGACGCGAGACGCTAGAGCGGTTGAAACAGGTAGCCAAACAATTTCTGCATAAAGAGGTCATATCTTTGGGAGTGCTGCCGGAAGACCGTGCCGTTACGAAAGCAGTAGCAAGACAAATACCGTTTTTGCTGTTTGATCCTGCTGCTAAAGCGAGCCGCGCCATGCATACGCTGGTGGACCGTTATTTAGCGGCCGGCATCACCGGGCGGGAAAAACATCCAAAGCCATTTAACTTTTTTGCAAGACTGCGCCACTTTCTGCTAGAAAGGTAG
- a CDS encoding chemotaxis protein CheW, giving the protein MTVMQGTEWKVIAFRLKDEEYALPVQYVRSIEKIQHITRVPRTAHYVKGVINLRGVVTPIIDLRERFGFPSVPYSEQTRIIIVSIEDMEVGLIVDAANDVLDIPASSVEPPPEAIGAVEVDYIHGVAKVGRRLLILLNLEKVLEK; this is encoded by the coding sequence ATGACGGTGATGCAAGGAACTGAATGGAAAGTCATTGCTTTTCGGCTAAAAGATGAAGAATATGCCCTCCCGGTTCAATATGTTCGCTCTATTGAAAAAATCCAGCATATTACCCGCGTTCCGCGTACGGCGCATTATGTCAAAGGAGTGATTAATTTACGCGGCGTCGTCACGCCGATTATTGACTTACGGGAGCGATTTGGTTTTCCGTCTGTTCCGTACTCTGAACAGACGCGAATTATTATCGTATCCATTGAAGATATGGAAGTCGGGCTCATCGTCGACGCAGCCAATGATGTGCTCGATATCCCAGCATCAAGCGTGGAACCGCCGCCGGAAGCGATTGGAGCAGTGGAAGTTGATTATATTCATGGAGTTGCCAAAGTTGGCAGAAGACTGTTGATCCTATTGAATTTAGAAAAAGTATTAGAGAAGTAA
- a CDS encoding chemotaxis protein CheA, which yields MDMSQYLEVFIDESKEHLQAINEQLLELEKAPENMEIVNEIFRSAHTLKGMSATMGFEDLANLTHQMENVLDGIRNHKISVTSEILDVVFQAVDHLEAMIMSIAAGGDGKRDVKEVVEQLKRIEQGEVPASLAEQSSNTSSVPLAQTYGEFEHNVLQQAKEQGFSVYEIRVKLRADCLLKSARVYMIFEALNEAGEVIKSTPPVEMLEEEQFDQEFLLAVVTKQSAEQLYERLMKVSEVEEVDVVPLDMDKQKETGVAQAAHEAALEQQAATVQEKREKTPEKNTVVKQTAAANKTIRVNIERLDILMNLFEELVIDRGRLEQIARELNHPELNETVERMSRISSDLQTIILNMRMVPVETVFNRFPRMVRQLARELGKKVNLEIIGAETELDRTVIDEIGDPLVHLLRNAIDHGIETPDVRRASGKPEEGTVKLKAYHSGNHVFIEIEDDGAGIRREKVLQKALDRGIISQQGIANLTDKQVYELIFAPGFSTADHISDISGRGVGLDVVKSTIESLGGTVTVDSEEGKGSIFSIQLPLTLSIISVLLVEIQQEKYAIPLSSIIETAIIKKEDILHAYNQQVIDFRGKVVPLVFLKDIFEVPAAAEEEEAISVVIVRKGEKMAGLVVDSFIGQQEVVLKSLGNYLTSVFAISGATILGDGQVALIIDCNALIK from the coding sequence ATGGATATGAGCCAATATTTAGAGGTATTCATTGACGAAAGCAAAGAGCATTTGCAAGCCATCAATGAACAGTTGCTGGAATTGGAAAAAGCACCGGAAAATATGGAGATCGTCAATGAAATTTTCCGTTCTGCCCATACGTTAAAAGGAATGTCAGCGACGATGGGATTTGAAGATTTGGCTAATTTAACCCATCAGATGGAAAATGTGCTCGACGGCATTCGCAACCATAAAATTTCCGTCACCTCGGAAATATTGGATGTTGTATTTCAGGCAGTCGACCATTTAGAAGCGATGATTATGTCGATTGCCGCAGGCGGTGACGGCAAACGCGACGTAAAAGAAGTGGTGGAGCAGTTAAAGCGGATTGAACAAGGAGAAGTTCCCGCCTCTTTAGCGGAACAATCATCCAATACTTCTTCTGTACCGCTTGCGCAAACATACGGGGAGTTTGAACATAATGTGCTGCAGCAGGCCAAAGAGCAAGGCTTTTCCGTCTATGAAATCCGCGTGAAATTACGGGCAGACTGTTTGTTAAAATCCGCGCGTGTTTATATGATTTTTGAGGCATTAAACGAGGCTGGCGAAGTGATTAAATCGACTCCCCCTGTCGAGATGCTCGAAGAGGAGCAATTTGATCAAGAATTTCTGCTGGCGGTGGTGACGAAACAATCCGCAGAACAATTATATGAGCGGCTGATGAAAGTTTCTGAAGTGGAAGAAGTAGACGTTGTACCGCTCGATATGGATAAGCAGAAGGAAACGGGCGTTGCACAAGCCGCACATGAAGCGGCGCTCGAACAGCAAGCGGCGACCGTTCAAGAGAAGAGAGAGAAAACACCGGAGAAAAATACAGTTGTGAAACAAACGGCGGCAGCGAATAAAACGATTCGCGTCAATATTGAACGGCTCGATATTTTAATGAATTTATTTGAGGAGCTCGTCATTGACCGCGGGCGGTTAGAACAAATTGCCCGCGAATTGAACCACCCTGAATTAAACGAAACAGTCGAACGAATGTCGCGCATTTCCAGCGATTTGCAAACGATTATTTTAAACATGCGCATGGTTCCGGTAGAAACCGTGTTCAACCGTTTTCCACGCATGGTACGGCAATTGGCGCGCGAATTGGGAAAAAAAGTAAACTTGGAAATCATCGGGGCGGAAACCGAGCTTGACCGCACCGTCATTGATGAAATTGGCGATCCGCTCGTTCATCTTCTCCGCAATGCGATTGATCACGGCATTGAAACACCGGATGTACGCCGGGCAAGCGGCAAGCCGGAAGAAGGGACTGTAAAGTTAAAAGCATACCATAGCGGCAATCATGTGTTCATTGAAATTGAAGATGATGGCGCCGGCATTCGGCGGGAGAAAGTGTTGCAAAAAGCGCTCGATCGCGGAATTATTTCCCAGCAAGGCATCGCCAATTTAACGGATAAGCAAGTATATGAACTGATTTTTGCGCCTGGTTTTTCGACCGCCGATCATATTTCCGATATTTCCGGACGTGGGGTCGGACTCGACGTCGTCAAAAGCACAATTGAGTCGCTTGGCGGTACGGTGACGGTAGATTCGGAGGAAGGAAAAGGATCGATTTTTTCGATTCAATTGCCGTTGACATTATCGATTATTTCTGTATTGCTCGTAGAAATTCAGCAAGAAAAATACGCCATTCCGTTATCGTCGATTATTGAAACCGCCATTATTAAAAAAGAAGATATTTTGCATGCGTACAACCAACAAGTGATTGATTTCCGCGGAAAAGTAGTCCCGCTCGTATTTTTAAAAGACATTTTTGAAGTGCCCGCAGCAGCGGAGGAAGAGGAAGCCATTTCCGTGGTGATCGTTCGCAAAGGGGAAAAAATGGCAGGACTTGTTGTCGATTCGTTTATTGGGCAGCAGGAAGTCGTGTTAAAGTCATTAGGAAACTATTTAACCTCCGTCTTTGCAATTTCCGGCGCAACGATATTAGGTGACGGCCAAGTAGCGCTCATTATTGACTGCAATGCGTTAATTAAATAA
- a CDS encoding chemotaxis protein CheD, translating into MSETIHIVKVGIADMNVVRAPNLIRTSGLGSCVGVVIFDVMKEVAGLAHVMLPDSSLARSKIMNPAKYADTAVEALIKLVLEAGGRKGMLKAKIAGGAQMFSFPSQSSDMMRIGARNVEAVKWQLNRFRIPIVAEDVGGSSGRTIEFNPQTGMLSIRTVNHGIKEI; encoded by the coding sequence ATGAGCGAAACGATTCATATCGTAAAAGTCGGCATTGCTGATATGAATGTGGTGCGCGCACCAAATTTAATCCGCACCTCTGGATTGGGGTCGTGTGTCGGCGTTGTCATTTTTGACGTGATGAAAGAAGTGGCTGGGTTAGCGCATGTAATGCTTCCGGATTCCTCGCTGGCAAGATCGAAAATAATGAATCCGGCTAAATATGCCGACACAGCGGTGGAGGCGCTCATCAAGCTTGTTCTAGAGGCAGGGGGAAGAAAAGGAATGTTAAAGGCAAAAATAGCCGGCGGGGCGCAAATGTTTTCCTTCCCTTCGCAAAGCAGCGACATGATGCGGATTGGGGCGAGAAATGTCGAAGCGGTAAAATGGCAGTTAAACCGTTTTCGCATTCCAATCGTTGCCGAAGATGTCGGCGGCAGCAGCGGCAGAACGATTGAGTTCAATCCGCAGACAGGAATGCTGTCCATTCGTACCGTTAATCATGGGATCAAAGAAATATAA
- the flhA gene encoding flagellar biosynthesis protein FlhA: MQARDLSVLLMVVLIVAMLIIPLPTWLLSVLIIINISLALLVLLTSMNMKEPLQFSIFPSLLLLLTLFRLGLNVSTTRSILSKGEAGGVVETFGTFVVGGNVVVGFVVFLILIIIQFIVITKGAERVSEVAARFTLDAMPGKQMSIDADLNAGMISEQEARQRREKIAREADFYGAMDGASKFVKGDAIAAMIIVVINMLFGMVIGVVQQGLSVSEAAQRYTLLTVGDGIVSQIPALLISTATGIVVTRAASDSNLGGDIMKQLFAFPKMLYVTAGTIFLLGLFTPINDVLTIPIAGLLALGGYRFSMQESHKEAAPSQEEKEETEMDELKSPESVISLLHVDPIEFEFGYALIPLADTKQGGDLLDRIVMIRRQLALELGLVIPVVRIRDNIQLQPNEYRLKIKGDEVARGELLLDHYLAMSPGIEDDSIEGIDTVEPAFGLPAKWISEEMKDRAEMLGYTVVDPPSVVSTHITEVLKNHAHELLGRQETKQLIDHLKESYPVLVEEVTPNPLSVGEVQKVLAKLLKEKVSIRNLPLIFETLADFARVTTDTDILAEYVRQALARQITSQYVIPGEPLRVITLSGKVEKTVAEAVQQTEHGSYLSLDPAVSQSIIEAIAAQLEQHVFANQTPILLCSPAVRMYVRQLTERYFPNLPVLSYNELEANVEVQSIGMVDIE; encoded by the coding sequence ATGCAAGCAAGAGATTTATCGGTATTATTAATGGTCGTCCTCATTGTCGCAATGTTGATCATCCCGCTACCGACATGGCTTTTAAGCGTATTGATCATCATCAATATTTCGCTTGCGCTGTTAGTTCTCCTTACGTCGATGAATATGAAAGAGCCGCTGCAATTTTCCATTTTCCCTTCTCTTTTGCTGTTGCTCACGCTATTTCGGTTAGGGCTAAACGTTTCTACCACCCGGTCGATTTTAAGCAAAGGGGAAGCAGGCGGCGTCGTGGAAACGTTCGGAACGTTCGTTGTCGGCGGCAACGTTGTCGTTGGCTTTGTTGTGTTTTTAATTTTAATCATCATTCAGTTTATCGTGATCACCAAAGGGGCGGAACGTGTATCAGAAGTGGCGGCCCGCTTTACGCTCGATGCGATGCCGGGTAAGCAAATGAGCATTGATGCGGATTTAAACGCGGGGATGATTTCCGAACAAGAGGCGCGGCAACGCCGGGAAAAAATAGCGAGAGAAGCGGACTTTTACGGCGCGATGGATGGGGCGAGCAAATTTGTAAAAGGCGATGCGATTGCCGCGATGATCATCGTCGTGATTAACATGCTTTTCGGCATGGTCATCGGCGTTGTCCAGCAAGGGCTTAGCGTTTCCGAAGCAGCGCAGCGCTACACGTTGTTGACGGTTGGTGACGGAATCGTCAGTCAAATTCCGGCATTGTTAATTTCGACCGCTACCGGCATTGTCGTGACAAGAGCAGCATCTGACAGCAACCTTGGCGGCGACATTATGAAACAGCTGTTTGCCTTTCCGAAAATGCTATACGTTACAGCGGGAACGATTTTCTTGTTAGGGTTGTTTACGCCGATTAATGACGTGCTGACGATTCCGATCGCTGGATTGCTTGCGCTCGGAGGATACCGCTTCTCCATGCAGGAGTCGCACAAAGAAGCGGCACCTTCGCAGGAAGAGAAGGAAGAAACGGAAATGGATGAATTAAAAAGTCCAGAAAGCGTCATTAGCCTGCTGCATGTCGATCCGATTGAGTTTGAGTTTGGCTATGCGCTCATTCCGCTTGCTGACACCAAACAAGGCGGCGATTTGCTCGACCGCATCGTCATGATCCGCCGCCAACTTGCCCTTGAGCTCGGGCTCGTGATTCCGGTTGTCCGCATCCGCGATAATATTCAACTGCAGCCGAATGAGTATCGTCTAAAAATTAAAGGCGATGAAGTAGCGCGCGGCGAGCTGCTCTTAGATCATTATTTAGCGATGAGTCCGGGAATCGAAGATGACTCTATCGAGGGAATCGATACGGTAGAGCCGGCTTTCGGACTTCCTGCGAAATGGATTTCGGAGGAGATGAAAGATAGAGCAGAAATGCTAGGGTATACGGTTGTGGATCCGCCATCGGTCGTTTCCACCCATATTACCGAAGTGCTGAAAAACCATGCACATGAATTGCTAGGGCGCCAGGAAACGAAGCAGCTTATCGATCATTTAAAAGAGTCGTATCCGGTATTGGTGGAAGAAGTGACACCAAACCCGCTTTCCGTCGGAGAAGTGCAAAAAGTGTTGGCCAAACTGCTGAAGGAAAAAGTGTCCATCCGCAATCTGCCGCTTATTTTTGAAACGCTGGCCGATTTTGCCCGCGTGACAACGGATACGGATATATTGGCGGAGTACGTACGGCAGGCGCTGGCGCGGCAAATTACAAGCCAATATGTGATTCCGGGCGAGCCGCTAAGAGTGATTACGCTATCCGGAAAAGTGGAAAAAACCGTTGCCGAAGCGGTGCAACAGACCGAGCATGGCAGTTACTTGTCGCTCGATCCGGCGGTGTCGCAGTCGATCATTGAGGCGATTGCCGCACAGCTCGAACAACACGTATTTGCCAATCAAACACCGATTTTGCTATGTTCCCCGGCTGTGCGCATGTATGTGCGGCAATTGACGGAACGGTATTTTCCAAACTTGCCGGTTTTGTCTTACAATGAACTGGAAGCGAATGTCGAAGTTCAAAGCATTGGGATGGTGGATATCGAATGA
- the fliR gene encoding flagellar biosynthetic protein FliR, producing MEQLLLYFPAFLLVFARVSSFFATLPLFSYRTIPTVYKVGLSFFLSWMMFFAISKPTVALDGMYVLLVIKEVLVGLGIGLFASLIMAAVQIIGGLIDFQMGFAIANVIDPQTGAQSPLMGQYLYMFALLLLLSVNGHHLLLDGVFYSYQFIPLDHWPQFANGHAVSYIVKSLSAMFAIAFQMSVPLVGCLFLVDVALGIVARTVPQLNIFVVGFPIKIAAALLLLIVTMATLFIAVHHLFDIMFVSMRGLMKLLGGT from the coding sequence ATGGAGCAGTTACTGTTATATTTTCCGGCGTTTTTGCTTGTGTTTGCGCGTGTTTCTTCCTTTTTTGCCACTTTGCCGCTGTTTTCGTATCGTACGATTCCGACAGTATATAAAGTTGGATTATCCTTTTTTCTTAGCTGGATGATGTTTTTTGCCATTTCCAAACCAACGGTCGCTTTAGATGGCATGTATGTGCTGCTGGTGATCAAAGAAGTGCTGGTCGGCCTTGGCATCGGCCTGTTTGCTTCGCTGATTATGGCGGCGGTGCAAATCATTGGCGGATTGATTGATTTTCAAATGGGGTTTGCGATTGCCAATGTCATCGATCCGCAGACAGGAGCGCAAAGCCCGTTGATGGGGCAGTATTTGTATATGTTTGCCTTACTGTTATTGCTTTCTGTCAATGGACATCATCTTTTGCTTGATGGTGTCTTTTACAGTTACCAATTTATCCCTCTTGATCATTGGCCGCAATTCGCCAATGGCCATGCCGTTTCATATATCGTGAAATCGTTGAGCGCGATGTTTGCCATCGCTTTTCAAATGTCCGTTCCGCTGGTTGGCTGCTTATTTTTAGTCGATGTGGCGCTCGGCATCGTAGCCCGCACTGTGCCGCAGTTGAATATTTTCGTCGTCGGCTTTCCGATAAAGATTGCGGCGGCGCTATTATTGCTGATCGTAACGATGGCGACTTTGTTTATCGCCGTCCATCATTTATTTGACATCATGTTTGTATCAATGCGCGGGCTCATGAAGCTTTTAGGAGGCACATAA
- a CDS encoding chemotaxis protein CheC, giving the protein MDDIHKLNGTHIDILKEIGNIGAGNAATALSKLLNKKIEMAVPHVQIAAFDEIMELIGGAEQVVACIYLRIEGDAPGNMFFVLSLEQAERFIRQMTGDETFSFHEHPTELGQSALQELGNILAGSYLSALADFTQLALYPSVPMLTVDMIGAILQYGLLELSRVGDYAILIDTAVYDERRPEDSVNGHFFLLPDPDSFISIFRSLGVELP; this is encoded by the coding sequence ATGGATGATATTCACAAACTCAACGGCACTCATATTGATATTTTAAAAGAAATCGGCAATATCGGGGCGGGAAATGCGGCAACGGCCCTGTCCAAGCTATTAAATAAAAAAATCGAAATGGCGGTTCCGCATGTACAAATTGCTGCATTTGATGAAATCATGGAACTGATTGGCGGGGCCGAGCAAGTCGTAGCGTGCATATATTTGCGCATTGAAGGAGACGCGCCGGGAAATATGTTTTTCGTATTGTCGCTCGAGCAGGCGGAACGCTTTATCCGTCAGATGACCGGTGACGAAACATTTTCGTTTCACGAGCATCCGACTGAATTAGGACAATCAGCATTACAAGAACTAGGAAATATCCTTGCCGGTTCCTATCTTTCTGCGTTGGCAGACTTTACCCAGTTAGCGCTTTATCCGTCCGTCCCAATGCTTACCGTCGATATGATTGGAGCAATTTTGCAATATGGGCTGCTTGAATTGTCCCGCGTCGGCGATTATGCCATTTTGATTGACACCGCAGTATATGATGAGCGACGTCCGGAAGATAGCGTCAATGGGCATTTCTTTCTGCTCCCTGATCCAGATTCGTTCATCTCCATTTTTCGATCGTTGGGTGTGGAGCTTCCATGA